The following DNA comes from Peromyscus leucopus breed LL Stock chromosome 2, UCI_PerLeu_2.1, whole genome shotgun sequence.
GACCATCCATGTATTATAGATCAAGCCATAGCCCCCTCCACAGGTGGGGAAGCCCAGCCCAGGTCAAGAGGGTTTGGGAAgggctgtatgtgtgtgggtgtgaggagTGAGAGCACTGAGTACAGGTGAAGTTTATTTTTCCATCTCCACTTCAACCTCACTGACCAGGCCCTGGTGCCTCCTGGTACAAAGCTAAGAGCCCTGGGGGAGGCAAGACAGCTGTTCCCTGAGTAACAAACAAAAGCTTTTCTTTGTCTGCAGCTGGTCGGGATGTTGGCAGAACAGGAGGTTACAGAAGAGGCCACGTATGTCTCTGCATACAAAGGGGCAGGGCTGGAAGGGGGCagattcacctttaatcccagggacttGAACCTCCACAGGACTCCCACTCCCCCAGGACTAACCAATGCTGCTCACCCTTGAGTGGCACAGGAATCCCAGGTAGACAATGGCAGCTGCTGGCAGCAATACCAGCAGGAAGactgtcccaggtagcagcagaTGGAACAGGAACCCAACCAGAGCTCGGCCAGGCACCAACAGGGTCCTGAGGCCTTGGGTGGCCAGGACAGGCCACTCTGGGCATACCAGGACTGAGATATGGTAGTCAGTAGACCTTCTTCGGGGCAGCATGGGTGCTGTGTCTGAAGTACCTCCTTcatcctcttctgtctccctttccTGCTGCTCACTCATGTCCTAGCAGTGGACCTTGAAGAATGTTTTCCCTAAGATAGGTAGGTAGTAGGCAGTAGGtctagcccccacccccaggcccagACTAGAGATCCTTTACCCTCCCCAGGTTCAGTTCATATCTAGGTCCTAGTCACCAGATAGTAGACTGTTGTCCAGTTTAGTCTAACACTGAATATCAGTCTCCAGGGCTACACCCCTCCCACAGTTTCCCCCACTACCTCGTTGGACCTCTTTGCCAGGCAAATGCAGGCAGCTCCTGTGTGCTCTGGTTAGGTCTCACCCAGCTATCCCTATCTGAGCACTAtggccctccttcctcccagcccgCCCTTTCCCAGCTTCCAGTTCTCCCAAACAATGGCTTCATTTCACAGATCTTGGCTATGACAGATCCCCCATCAATAGCTGCCATCCAGGGACAAACCACCACCTCTGTCCCAGCACTAGCCCTTGCATTTCCCCTT
Coding sequences within:
- the Tmem88b gene encoding transmembrane protein 88B, with translation MSEQQERETEEDEGGTSDTAPMLPRRRSTDYHISVLVCPEWPVLATQGLRTLLVPGRALVGFLFHLLLPGTVFLLVLLPAAAIVYLGFLCHSRVHPAPGPRCRALLSDRGSAALIVLGFLSLPPLLVLASAARSLLARRLRPVPPTPARAPAPPRCSSEEGLAGDRPDEEKQLCAWV